In Pseudomonas sp. MM213, a genomic segment contains:
- a CDS encoding transporter substrate-binding domain-containing protein, translating into MPSRIKDYLLLMAAVCLTSSVLAAQPASEHYNLLSRSTAGHLDVQLDQAQQQWISGKRQLILGTSAPDYPPFDLTVSGQDYEGFTADYAGLLGKAIGLPIKVQRFASRGAAIKALEKGEVDLLGTANGFEAHNADIVLSTPYAVDQPVLVTREGETRSLTDGLAGLRLSMVYHYLPLEEVRALYPKAIITSYPSYQNAINAVAFDQADVFLGDTISTHYMINKGYLNNIRMANFGKHEAHGFSFAVHKDNPELLAIINAMLMAIPASERENIAERWSAGSDILLTDQKLQLTHLEERWLAQHPVVRVVVNEAYAPLTFFDSDGNFRGVTADLLELIRLRTGLRFDIRRSRSDDEMIKQIKDHQADVIAALLPSDERETILNFTRPYLQNSFVLLTRKAADSPTNLEQLQGKRLTIAQGNPLVDYLRREFPRIKLIETPDTFSAVELLAEGKAEGAVNSLVIANYFMSSRLFEHTLQISTTIGTRQAAFSLATGQDAKELNAILNKALLSIAPEELGIINSRWRGYSASSQSTWRNYQRLFYQIVIGAGVLLLISAAWNAYMRRQIKQRQAAERALNDQLRERRQLFDELRCAKDRADEANRAKSTFLATMSHEIRTPMNAVIGMLELTLRRIDRNHPDRPAIDVAYNSAKDLLALIGDILDIARIESGRLSLSPQHVNPLEIIGSVARIFDGLARQKNLDLRLEFNPANPPVGVLLDPMRFKQVLSNLVSNAIKFTEQGEVRITVELLPGTEPGHIRMLLLVEDSGIGISEQDQQRLFEPFAQANDQGQAGRGGAGLGLVISRSLCEMMGGSLHLSSQPGVGTQVQVSLHLATVPVEQVPKAAEVPIHTTTPLNVLVVDDHPANRLLMCQQLEFLGHRFSVAEDGEAGLEAWKNGLFDLVIVDSNMPIMNGYELTRAIRRHEQHSKRPPCTVLGFTANAQPEELLRCKQAGMDDCLFKPLTLTALSEWVAGIKPPVRDPAFSLQGLHLLTGGNPVMDRRLLTELQSSNRQDLLALRALSRSKDPRAFLDIAHKIKGAARIVQATRLMDSCEALEQVCHGVFHQEEVAQCCKAMERAMLELEQALQQQIGQNDKSRMTEP; encoded by the coding sequence ATGCCCAGTCGCATAAAGGATTATCTGCTACTCATGGCCGCCGTATGCCTGACCTCTTCGGTGCTTGCCGCACAGCCAGCCAGCGAGCACTACAACCTGCTCAGTCGCTCAACGGCCGGACACCTGGACGTCCAACTGGATCAAGCACAACAACAATGGATCAGCGGTAAACGGCAACTGATTCTCGGCACGTCAGCGCCGGACTACCCACCTTTCGACCTGACCGTCAGCGGCCAGGATTACGAAGGTTTCACCGCCGATTACGCGGGCCTCCTCGGCAAGGCCATCGGTTTGCCGATCAAGGTGCAGCGCTTCGCGTCCCGAGGGGCTGCGATCAAGGCGCTCGAAAAAGGCGAGGTCGATCTGCTCGGCACCGCCAATGGCTTCGAGGCTCACAACGCCGATATCGTGCTTTCAACCCCCTACGCCGTGGACCAGCCGGTTCTGGTGACACGGGAAGGAGAAACCCGATCCCTGACCGACGGCCTCGCCGGTCTGCGGCTGAGCATGGTGTATCACTATTTGCCGCTGGAGGAAGTCCGGGCCCTGTATCCCAAAGCCATCATCACGTCTTATCCGTCCTACCAGAATGCAATCAATGCCGTGGCTTTCGACCAGGCTGACGTCTTCCTCGGCGACACCATCTCGACCCACTACATGATCAACAAGGGTTACCTGAACAATATCCGCATGGCCAACTTCGGCAAACATGAGGCCCACGGATTCAGTTTTGCCGTGCACAAAGACAACCCGGAACTGCTCGCAATCATCAACGCGATGCTCATGGCCATCCCCGCCAGCGAGCGGGAAAACATTGCCGAACGCTGGAGTGCCGGCAGCGACATTCTGCTCACCGACCAGAAACTGCAGCTCACCCACCTCGAAGAACGCTGGCTCGCGCAACATCCGGTGGTGCGCGTGGTGGTCAATGAAGCCTATGCACCGCTGACGTTTTTCGACAGCGATGGCAACTTTCGCGGCGTTACCGCAGACCTGCTTGAACTGATCAGATTGCGTACCGGCCTGCGCTTCGATATCCGACGCAGCCGAAGCGATGACGAGATGATCAAACAGATCAAAGATCATCAGGCCGACGTGATCGCCGCCCTGCTCCCCAGCGATGAACGTGAAACGATCCTGAACTTCACCCGTCCCTATCTGCAAAACTCCTTTGTGTTGCTGACGCGCAAAGCCGCCGACAGCCCGACCAACCTTGAGCAACTGCAAGGCAAGCGCCTGACCATCGCCCAAGGCAATCCACTGGTGGATTACCTGCGTAGGGAGTTCCCGCGAATCAAGCTGATAGAGACGCCAGACACGTTCAGCGCGGTTGAGTTGCTCGCCGAAGGCAAAGCCGAAGGTGCGGTGAACTCACTGGTGATCGCCAACTACTTCATGTCATCGCGTCTCTTTGAACACACGCTTCAGATCAGCACCACCATCGGCACCCGCCAGGCCGCGTTCTCGCTGGCGACCGGGCAAGACGCCAAAGAACTCAACGCCATCCTCAACAAGGCGCTGCTGAGCATCGCGCCGGAAGAGCTCGGCATCATCAACAGCCGCTGGCGTGGCTATTCGGCTTCATCGCAAAGTACCTGGCGCAACTACCAGCGATTGTTCTATCAGATCGTTATCGGTGCCGGCGTGCTGCTGCTGATTTCCGCGGCGTGGAACGCTTACATGCGTCGCCAGATAAAACAACGCCAGGCGGCTGAGCGTGCGTTGAACGATCAATTGCGTGAACGGCGGCAACTGTTCGACGAGCTGCGCTGCGCGAAAGATCGCGCCGATGAAGCCAACCGGGCCAAAAGCACGTTCCTGGCGACCATGAGCCATGAGATCCGCACCCCGATGAATGCCGTCATCGGCATGCTCGAACTGACGCTGAGACGGATCGATCGCAACCATCCGGATCGCCCGGCCATCGACGTGGCGTACAACTCAGCGAAGGACCTGCTGGCACTGATCGGGGACATTCTCGACATCGCCCGCATCGAATCCGGGCGCTTGAGCCTGAGCCCGCAACACGTCAATCCGCTTGAAATCATCGGCTCGGTTGCAAGGATCTTCGATGGGCTGGCCCGCCAGAAAAACCTCGATCTGCGACTTGAGTTCAACCCGGCCAACCCGCCCGTCGGTGTCCTGCTGGACCCAATGCGTTTCAAGCAGGTGCTGTCGAATCTGGTCAGCAACGCCATTAAATTCACCGAGCAAGGCGAGGTCAGAATCACCGTTGAGTTGCTCCCGGGCACCGAGCCCGGGCACATCCGGATGCTGTTGCTGGTTGAGGACAGCGGCATCGGCATCAGCGAGCAAGATCAGCAACGCCTGTTCGAACCTTTCGCCCAGGCCAATGACCAAGGGCAGGCCGGCAGAGGCGGCGCCGGGTTGGGTCTGGTGATCAGCCGAAGCCTGTGCGAAATGATGGGCGGCAGCCTGCATTTGAGCAGCCAGCCGGGGGTAGGCACGCAGGTTCAGGTTTCGCTGCACCTGGCCACAGTGCCCGTCGAACAGGTGCCGAAAGCTGCCGAAGTGCCCATCCACACGACGACGCCCTTGAACGTTCTGGTGGTCGACGATCACCCGGCCAATCGCTTGCTGATGTGTCAGCAACTGGAGTTTCTGGGGCATCGATTCAGCGTCGCAGAAGACGGCGAAGCTGGACTGGAAGCGTGGAAAAACGGGCTGTTCGATCTGGTGATTGTCGATTCCAACATGCCGATCATGAACGGATACGAGCTGACCCGCGCCATTCGCCGCCATGAACAGCATTCGAAACGACCGCCCTGCACCGTGCTCGGCTTCACCGCCAACGCACAGCCCGAAGAGCTACTGCGCTGCAAACAAGCCGGGATGGACGACTGCCTGTTCAAGCCACTGACGCTGACCGCGTTAAGCGAATGGGTGGCCGGCATCAAACCGCCCGTTCGCGATCCCGCCTTCAGCCTGCAAGGTCTGCACCTGTTGACCGGTGGCAATCCCGTGATGGACAGGCGATTGTTGACCGAGCTGCAGAGCAGTAACCGCCAGGACCTGCTAGCGCTGCGGGCATTATCCCGGTCAAAAGACCCGCGGGCTTTTCTCGACATCGCCCACAAAATCAAGGGCGCCGCGCGCATTGTCCAGGCCACCCGTTTGATGGACAGCTGCGAGGCGCTTGAGCAGGTCTGCCATGGCGTCTTCCATCAAGAAGAAGTGGCGCAATGCTGCAAAGCCATGGAGCGCGCCATGCTTGAACTGGAACAGGCATTGCAGCAACAAATTGGGCAAAACGACAAAAGCAGAATGACGGAGCCTTAA
- a CDS encoding deoxyguanosinetriphosphate triphosphohydrolase, with protein MDWQTLLTRERLGKPLHSPEELGRSPFHKDHDRIIFSGAFRRLGRKTQVHPVTSNDHIHTRLTHSLEVSCVGRSLGMRVGETIRSALPDWCEPSDLGMVVQSACLAHDIGNPPFGHSGEDAIRHWFQQAAGRGWLDAMSEAERNDFLNFEGNAQGFRVLTQLEYHQFDGGTRLTYATLGTYLKYPWTAMHADSLGYKKHKFGCYQSELPLLEQIAHKLGLPQLEEQRWARHPLVYLMEAADDICYALIDLEDGLEMELLEYAEVESLLLDLVGDDLPETYRLLGPSDSRRRKLAILRGKAIEHLTNAAARAFVEQQDALLAGTLPGDLVEHMHGPAKRCVLNAKDMARKKIFQDKRKTLHEIGAYTTLEILLNAFCGAALEQHNGRAPSFKSRRILDLLGNNAPDPHGPLHTSFLRMIDFIAGMTDSYASEMALEMTGRSSH; from the coding sequence TTGGATTGGCAAACCCTGCTTACCCGCGAACGCCTCGGAAAGCCGCTGCACAGCCCGGAAGAACTCGGCCGCAGCCCTTTCCACAAAGACCACGACCGCATCATTTTCTCGGGAGCGTTTCGCCGCCTCGGACGCAAGACCCAGGTGCATCCGGTCACCAGCAACGATCACATCCACACGCGCCTGACCCACTCGCTGGAAGTCAGTTGCGTCGGCCGCTCGCTGGGCATGCGTGTCGGTGAAACCATCCGCAGCGCCCTGCCCGACTGGTGCGAACCCAGTGACCTGGGCATGGTGGTGCAATCCGCTTGCCTGGCCCACGACATCGGCAACCCGCCCTTCGGCCACTCCGGCGAAGACGCGATCCGTCACTGGTTCCAACAGGCTGCCGGCCGCGGCTGGCTGGATGCAATGAGCGAAGCCGAACGCAATGACTTCCTCAACTTCGAAGGCAACGCCCAAGGTTTCCGGGTGCTCACCCAACTTGAGTACCATCAGTTCGATGGCGGTACCCGGCTGACCTACGCCACGCTGGGCACTTACCTGAAATACCCATGGACGGCCATGCACGCCGATTCGCTGGGTTACAAAAAGCACAAATTCGGCTGCTATCAGAGTGAGTTGCCGCTGCTGGAGCAGATCGCCCATAAACTCGGCCTGCCGCAACTCGAAGAGCAGCGCTGGGCCCGCCATCCGCTGGTCTATCTGATGGAGGCCGCCGATGACATCTGCTACGCGCTGATCGATCTGGAAGACGGTCTGGAAATGGAGTTGCTGGAGTACGCTGAAGTCGAGTCCCTGTTGCTGGACCTGGTCGGCGACGATCTGCCGGAAACCTATCGCCTGCTCGGCCCGAGTGACTCGCGCCGACGCAAACTGGCGATCCTGCGCGGCAAGGCCATCGAACACCTGACCAACGCCGCCGCCCGCGCTTTTGTCGAGCAACAGGATGCATTGCTGGCCGGTACACTGCCCGGTGATCTGGTGGAGCACATGCACGGTCCGGCCAAGCGTTGCGTACTGAATGCCAAGGACATGGCGCGCAAGAAAATCTTTCAGGACAAGCGCAAGACCCTACACGAAATCGGTGCCTATACCACGCTGGAAATCCTGCTCAACGCCTTCTGCGGCGCAGCCCTGGAACAGCACAACGGGCGGGCACCTTCGTTCAAGAGTCGTCGCATCCTCGATTTGCTGGGTAACAACGCGCCAGACCCTCACGGTCCATTGCACACGTCGTTCCTGCGCATGATTGACTTCATCGCCGGCATGACCGACAGCTATGCCAGCGAAATGGCCCTGGAGATGACCGGACGTTCGAGCCACTGA
- a CDS encoding response regulator has product MFKDDLRILLVEDHPFQLRATQYLLESYGFTQVTTTDSAKGALQQMFRAVQPFDILLCDQCLPDLPGLDLVQFASHRGMIRQAILLSSLSCTELDEIEKTANERGLPLLGYLIKPLKQSEFRNLLTLASL; this is encoded by the coding sequence ATGTTCAAAGACGACCTGCGCATCCTGCTGGTGGAAGATCATCCCTTTCAACTCAGGGCAACTCAGTACCTGCTTGAAAGTTACGGCTTCACTCAAGTGACCACCACCGACAGTGCCAAAGGCGCGTTGCAGCAAATGTTCAGGGCTGTGCAACCGTTCGATATTCTATTGTGCGATCAATGTTTGCCCGACCTTCCCGGACTTGATCTTGTCCAGTTCGCCAGTCATCGAGGAATGATCAGGCAGGCCATACTGTTAAGCAGCCTGAGTTGTACAGAACTTGATGAAATTGAGAAAACAGCCAACGAGCGGGGGCTACCCTTACTTGGTTATTTGATCAAACCCTTGAAACAATCCGAATTCAGAAACTTATTGACCTTGGCCTCATTATAA
- a CDS encoding ammonium transporter — protein MENLQSAVDSLVHSSNTLFILIGAVMVLAMHAGFAFLEVGTVRQKNQVNALSKILSDFAISTLAYFFIGYWISYGVTFMQPAAVINADHGYGLVKFFFLLTFAAAIPAIISGGIAERARFVPQLCATALIVAFIYPFFEGMIWNGNFGLQAWLLARFGASFHDFAGSVVVHAMGGWLALAAVLLLGPRQGRYREGRLVAFAPSSIPFLALGSWILIVGWFGFNVMSAQTLQGVSGLVAVNSLMAMVGGTVAALIVGRNDPGFLHNGPLAGLVAICAGSDLMHPVGALVTGAIAGALFVWCFTAAQGKWHIDDVLGVWPLHGLCGVWGGIACGIFGQSALGGLGGVSLVSQLIGTSLGVVVALAGGFTVYGVIKAFHGLRLSQEEEYYGADLSVHKIGAVSQD, from the coding sequence ATGGAAAATCTGCAAAGCGCTGTGGACAGTCTGGTCCATAGCTCCAACACGTTGTTCATTCTGATCGGTGCAGTCATGGTCTTGGCCATGCACGCCGGTTTTGCCTTTCTCGAAGTCGGCACGGTTCGACAGAAGAATCAGGTTAACGCCTTGTCGAAGATCCTCAGCGACTTCGCCATTTCGACCCTTGCCTACTTCTTTATAGGCTATTGGATTTCCTACGGGGTCACCTTCATGCAACCGGCGGCGGTGATCAATGCCGATCATGGCTATGGCCTGGTGAAGTTTTTCTTTCTGCTGACGTTCGCCGCAGCCATACCGGCAATCATTTCCGGCGGCATCGCCGAGCGCGCCCGGTTCGTTCCGCAGTTGTGTGCGACGGCGTTGATCGTGGCGTTCATCTATCCCTTTTTCGAGGGCATGATCTGGAATGGCAACTTTGGCTTGCAGGCCTGGTTGCTCGCGCGCTTTGGTGCCAGCTTCCATGATTTCGCCGGTTCGGTGGTAGTCCATGCCATGGGCGGCTGGCTGGCGCTGGCAGCGGTGTTGTTGCTCGGGCCGAGGCAAGGTCGCTATCGCGAGGGACGCCTGGTGGCGTTCGCACCGTCGAGCATTCCTTTCCTGGCCCTGGGCTCGTGGATTCTCATCGTGGGCTGGTTCGGTTTTAACGTGATGAGCGCGCAAACCTTGCAGGGCGTTAGCGGGTTGGTCGCGGTGAACTCGCTGATGGCCATGGTGGGCGGCACCGTGGCGGCGCTGATCGTTGGGCGCAATGACCCGGGCTTTCTGCATAACGGCCCGTTGGCCGGGCTGGTGGCGATTTGCGCCGGTTCCGATCTGATGCACCCGGTCGGCGCGCTGGTGACCGGCGCCATCGCCGGGGCGCTGTTTGTCTGGTGCTTTACCGCTGCGCAAGGCAAATGGCACATCGATGACGTATTGGGTGTCTGGCCGTTGCACGGTCTGTGCGGTGTCTGGGGCGGGATCGCCTGTGGCATTTTCGGTCAGAGCGCACTGGGTGGCCTGGGTGGGGTGAGCCTGGTCAGTCAGTTGATCGGAACCTCCCTCGGGGTGGTCGTGGCGCTGGCCGGCGGCTTCACCGTGTATGGCGTGATCAAGGCGTTCCATGGCCTGCGCCTGAGTCAGGAAGAAGAGTATTACGGCGCGGACCTGTCGGTGCACAAGATCGGCGCCGTGAGCCAGGACTGA
- a CDS encoding response regulator transcription factor translates to MNSVFIVDDHPVIRLAVRMLLEHEGYKVVGETDNGVDAMQMVRECMPDLVILDISIPKLDGLEVLARFNAMSTPLKTLVLTAQCPTLFGIRCMQSGASGYVCKQEDLSELVSAIKAVLSGYNYFPSQALNPVRGDEVRCAELELFKSVNDRELMVLQLFAQGRTNKEIAKGMFLSNKTVSTYKKRLMQKLRAKSLVELIEMAKRNALV, encoded by the coding sequence ATGAACTCCGTTTTTATTGTCGACGATCACCCCGTCATCCGTCTCGCCGTCCGAATGTTGCTGGAGCACGAAGGCTACAAAGTCGTCGGCGAAACCGACAATGGGGTCGATGCCATGCAGATGGTTCGCGAATGCATGCCCGACCTGGTCATTCTCGATATCAGCATTCCGAAACTGGATGGCCTCGAAGTTCTCGCCCGCTTCAACGCAATGAGTACCCCCCTGAAAACACTGGTATTAACTGCACAGTGCCCGACACTTTTCGGTATTCGCTGCATGCAGTCCGGTGCTTCAGGTTATGTATGCAAACAGGAAGACCTGAGTGAACTGGTGAGTGCTATCAAAGCAGTATTGTCCGGTTACAACTATTTCCCGAGCCAGGCCCTGAATCCTGTTCGCGGCGATGAGGTGCGCTGTGCAGAACTGGAACTGTTCAAGTCAGTCAACGACCGAGAGCTGATGGTGTTGCAACTTTTTGCCCAGGGCCGCACCAACAAGGAAATTGCCAAAGGCATGTTTCTCAGCAACAAGACTGTGAGCACCTACAAAAAAAGACTCATGCAAAAACTCAGAGCCAAATCCCTGGTTGAACTCATCGAGATGGCAAAACGTAACGCATTGGTGTGA
- a CDS encoding EAL domain-containing protein produces the protein MIDGQPLACFQPFIDTATGRIAGVEALGRLRQADGQLASVGPLFADPRTPAIALRRLDRQIRDNALSRLHEAPPEWFLSLNMSPRWISRLRADQALPSLKQLSRHGVDPQRIVFEITELGGDIQRLADVVARYRHAGARIAIDDFGAGYSQLDRVLALQPDILKLDMRLFQAAALGGPSSDVVKALAQMAEKTGCWIIAEGVETEAQLNFALECGSRYVQGFLFARAQADFFATDAFVERFAQLRQRYVQQKLTERGRLMSMRQQLCELMAILQAWAQASAPLSALPQLDAFPWLLRFYQCDRHGTQLTPNLEWRNSGWEADDRYLGHNWSWRPYFYHLLAEGWDERRLTLSNTYRDATSNQYCLTAGQFFANGERLLLIDIDAAGL, from the coding sequence GTGATCGACGGGCAACCGCTCGCCTGCTTTCAGCCGTTCATCGATACCGCCACCGGCCGTATCGCCGGCGTCGAAGCACTGGGCCGACTGCGTCAGGCCGACGGTCAATTGGCCTCGGTGGGTCCACTGTTCGCCGACCCGAGAACACCCGCCATCGCCCTGCGTCGCCTGGACCGCCAGATCCGCGATAACGCCCTGAGCCGTTTGCATGAAGCGCCCCCGGAGTGGTTTCTCAGCCTGAACATGTCACCGCGCTGGATCAGTCGCTTGCGTGCAGACCAGGCACTGCCGAGCCTCAAGCAATTGAGCCGGCACGGCGTCGACCCGCAGCGAATCGTGTTCGAGATCACTGAACTGGGCGGTGACATTCAGCGTCTGGCCGACGTGGTGGCGCGATACCGACACGCCGGCGCGCGAATCGCCATCGATGATTTCGGTGCCGGTTACTCACAGCTTGATCGCGTGCTGGCCCTGCAACCGGACATTCTCAAGCTCGACATGCGACTGTTCCAGGCCGCGGCGTTGGGCGGCCCCAGCAGCGACGTGGTCAAGGCCCTGGCGCAAATGGCGGAGAAAACCGGGTGTTGGATCATTGCCGAAGGGGTGGAAACCGAGGCTCAATTGAATTTTGCCCTGGAGTGCGGATCGCGCTATGTGCAGGGTTTTCTGTTTGCCCGCGCGCAAGCAGACTTCTTCGCCACCGACGCCTTCGTCGAACGCTTCGCCCAGCTGCGTCAGCGCTATGTACAGCAAAAACTGACTGAGCGCGGTCGCCTGATGAGCATGCGCCAGCAACTTTGCGAGCTGATGGCGATTCTGCAAGCCTGGGCCCAGGCCAGCGCACCGCTCAGCGCATTGCCACAATTGGACGCCTTTCCCTGGCTCTTGCGTTTCTATCAATGCGACCGCCACGGCACCCAACTGACACCCAACCTCGAATGGCGCAACAGCGGCTGGGAAGCCGACGATCGCTACCTGGGCCATAACTGGTCATGGCGTCCGTACTTTTATCATTTGCTGGCGGAGGGTTGGGATGAGCGCCGACTGACGCTTTCCAACACTTACCGCGACGCCACCAGCAACCAGTACTGCCTCACCGCCGGGCAATTTTTCGCCAACGGCGAGCGACTGCTGCTCATCGACATCGACGCTGCGGGGCTGTAG
- a CDS encoding cation:proton antiporter: MFANLLIILASSLVVIALFQRLRLPPVLGYLCVGLMIGPTAFNWVNESEELPDLAELGVVFLLFSLGLEFSLTKMLALRHVVFRLGGLQVLVTATLLGGVLMLLGMSVTPALLLGAGLSLSSTAIVSKELGSLGEIFSSHGQNAIAVLLFQDVVAVLLLTLVPVFAGNSDQAWYWALPVTLGKTVVLFVGLLLTSRWLLPRLFHEVAAARSAELFVLLALVIVLLTAWLTHLLGLSPALGAFLAGMLLGESHYRHQIEADIRPFRDILLGVFFVSIGMLIDLQLFASHGLLILGLTLGLLLIKGCVVALLVKWRGSDVETAWRSGLALAQGGEFCFALMALMQQNKMMPADLGGLLLAATFCSMLLTPLLLRSAPRIATRLHRKPNEEAKLDEISALNAGLHSHVVICGYGRVGQSIGRALRNALQPYIALDTDPVRVQEAAVGETCVHYGDSRRGELLLAVGLARARLLVIAVDQADIALLILQEARRLNSTVPILVRTRDDSQLAELKAAGASEVVPELLESSLMLASHALIMLGIPAHQVQERADQIRHDRYRLLHGFYPGADDEET; the protein is encoded by the coding sequence GTGTTCGCCAACCTGTTGATCATCCTCGCCTCCTCTCTGGTGGTTATTGCACTGTTCCAGCGCCTGCGCCTGCCACCGGTGCTGGGCTATCTGTGCGTGGGGTTGATGATCGGGCCGACTGCGTTCAACTGGGTCAATGAAAGCGAGGAGTTGCCCGACCTCGCCGAGCTGGGCGTGGTGTTCCTGCTGTTCTCCCTCGGGCTGGAGTTTTCCCTGACGAAAATGCTCGCGTTGCGCCACGTGGTGTTTCGGCTGGGCGGCCTGCAAGTACTGGTCACCGCGACATTGCTTGGGGGGGTGCTGATGTTGCTCGGCATGTCGGTAACCCCTGCGCTGCTGCTCGGTGCAGGTCTGTCGCTGTCGTCCACCGCCATTGTCAGCAAGGAGCTGGGCAGTCTCGGCGAGATTTTCAGCAGCCACGGCCAGAACGCCATTGCGGTGTTGCTGTTCCAGGACGTCGTGGCGGTGTTGCTGCTGACCCTGGTGCCGGTGTTCGCCGGGAACAGCGATCAGGCCTGGTACTGGGCGTTACCTGTGACGCTCGGCAAGACCGTTGTGCTGTTCGTCGGGCTGTTGCTGACCAGTCGCTGGTTGCTGCCGCGGCTGTTCCATGAAGTGGCGGCGGCCCGCTCCGCCGAGCTGTTTGTGCTGCTGGCGCTGGTCATTGTGCTGCTGACCGCCTGGCTGACTCACCTGCTCGGTCTCTCTCCTGCCCTGGGGGCGTTTCTCGCCGGCATGCTGCTGGGAGAAAGTCATTACCGCCATCAAATCGAGGCCGATATCCGTCCGTTCCGCGACATTCTGCTCGGGGTATTTTTCGTCAGCATCGGCATGTTGATCGACCTGCAGTTGTTCGCCAGCCACGGCCTGCTGATCCTCGGTCTGACCCTCGGTTTGCTGCTGATCAAAGGCTGCGTGGTCGCGCTGCTGGTCAAATGGCGCGGCAGCGATGTCGAAACCGCCTGGCGCAGCGGCCTGGCTTTGGCCCAGGGCGGCGAGTTCTGCTTCGCGTTGATGGCCCTGATGCAACAAAACAAGATGATGCCCGCCGACCTCGGCGGGCTGCTGCTGGCCGCGACCTTCTGCTCGATGCTGCTGACACCACTGTTGTTGCGTTCGGCGCCCCGCATCGCAACGCGCCTGCACCGCAAGCCCAACGAAGAAGCCAAGCTCGACGAAATAAGCGCGCTGAACGCCGGACTGCACAGCCATGTGGTGATCTGTGGCTATGGTCGCGTCGGTCAGTCGATCGGGCGAGCGCTGCGCAATGCGCTGCAGCCCTATATCGCGCTGGACACCGATCCGGTGCGTGTCCAGGAAGCCGCCGTGGGTGAAACCTGTGTGCACTATGGCGACTCACGACGCGGTGAACTGCTGCTGGCGGTAGGACTGGCGCGCGCCAGGCTGCTGGTGATTGCCGTGGACCAGGCCGATATCGCGTTACTGATTCTCCAGGAGGCGCGCCGATTAAACTCGACCGTTCCAATTCTGGTACGTACTCGGGACGACAGCCAACTGGCCGAGTTGAAAGCAGCCGGCGCCAGCGAAGTCGTGCCCGAATTGCTGGAGTCGAGCCTGATGCTCGCCTCCCACGCGTTGATCATGCTGGGTATACCCGCGCATCAGGTCCAAGAGCGGGCCGACCAGATACGGCATGACCGCTATCGCCTGCTGCACGGTTTTTATCCCGGTGCCGACGATGAAGAAACCTGA
- a CDS encoding DUF883 family protein — translation MASIKAKTAQEILMNDFQTLVSDTERLLEHTATLAGDQADELREQIHDSLLRARETLKLTEDSLRERGKAAVTATEDYVQANPWQSVGIAAGVGFLIGLLATRR, via the coding sequence ATGGCCAGCATCAAGGCAAAGACTGCTCAAGAAATCCTGATGAACGACTTCCAGACCCTGGTCAGCGACACCGAGCGGTTGCTGGAACACACCGCCACATTGGCCGGTGATCAGGCGGATGAGTTGCGCGAACAGATCCACGACAGCCTGCTGCGTGCACGCGAAACCTTGAAACTGACTGAAGACTCCCTGCGCGAACGCGGCAAGGCCGCCGTCACCGCCACTGAAGACTATGTTCAGGCCAACCCATGGCAATCGGTCGGGATCGCGGCCGGCGTGGGTTTCCTGATCGGTCTGCTGGCAACACGGCGCTGA
- a CDS encoding phage holin family protein, with protein MAIGESGSSATGPSSSSRRLGAAFLGLLHSHVELFGIELQEQKARTVSLLLFAGLALVFALLLLVGLSTLVLILFWDTYRLPAIIGLCVFYTLAAIFCAMRLRAAIFDESSPFNGTLEELANDRERLLP; from the coding sequence ATGGCGATCGGTGAATCCGGCTCGTCCGCGACGGGCCCAAGCTCCTCATCGCGGCGCCTGGGTGCCGCTTTCCTTGGACTGCTGCACAGCCATGTCGAACTGTTCGGCATCGAATTGCAGGAACAAAAAGCCCGCACCGTCAGCCTGCTGCTGTTCGCAGGCCTGGCGCTGGTGTTTGCCTTGCTGTTGCTGGTGGGGTTGTCGACGCTGGTGTTGATCCTGTTTTGGGACACCTATCGCCTGCCCGCCATCATCGGGCTCTGCGTGTTCTACACCCTCGCGGCCATCTTCTGCGCGATGCGCTTGAGAGCAGCGATTTTCGATGAATCCTCGCCCTTCAATGGCACCCTGGAAGAACTGGCCAACGATCGGGAGCGCCTGCTGCCATGA